One Agrobacterium vaccinii DNA window includes the following coding sequences:
- a CDS encoding MmcB family DNA repair protein, whose protein sequence is MTILSIINNNPLIDGRQSANAMLVRRGVQILLHEMRHSVLPELPLSSGRRADLISLSVKGEIWIIEIKSSIEDFKVDRKWPDYRQHCDRLFFATHDAVPLDIFPEDCGLFVSDGYGAHMLRDAPEHRLPPATRKSVMLDFSRTAARRLMMAEWSTGDSYTD, encoded by the coding sequence ATGACTATTCTTTCCATCATCAACAATAATCCGTTAATCGACGGACGGCAGTCGGCAAACGCCATGCTGGTGCGACGTGGTGTGCAGATATTGCTCCACGAAATGCGTCATTCTGTTTTGCCGGAATTGCCGCTTTCAAGCGGTCGCCGCGCCGATCTGATCAGCCTGTCGGTCAAGGGCGAAATATGGATCATCGAGATCAAATCTTCCATCGAGGATTTCAAGGTCGATCGCAAATGGCCTGATTATCGACAGCACTGCGACCGGCTGTTCTTTGCAACGCATGACGCCGTGCCGCTCGATATCTTCCCCGAGGACTGCGGTCTGTTCGTTTCGGATGGATATGGCGCGCATATGCTACGGGATGCGCCGGAACACAGGCTGCCGCCCGCGACACGAAAGTCCGTTATGCTCGATTTTTCCCGCACCGCGGCCCGGCGCTTGATGATGGCCGAGTGGTCCACCGGCGACAGCTACACCGACTGA
- a CDS encoding ActR/PrrA/RegA family redox response regulator transcription factor, with protein sequence MSDDTHKNEAEAIVSTEGDAIGPDKSLLIVDDDGPFLRRLARAMETRGFVVDTAESVSEGIAKSRLAPPKYAVVDLRLGDGNGLEVIEAIRQHRDDTQIVVLTGYGNIATAVTAVKLGALDYLAKPADADDVFNALTQREGDKMDLPENPMSADRVRWEHIQRVYEMCERNVSETARRLNMHRRTLQRILAKRAPK encoded by the coding sequence ATGAGTGACGACACACATAAAAACGAGGCTGAAGCCATCGTATCCACCGAGGGTGATGCGATCGGGCCGGACAAGTCACTTCTTATCGTCGATGACGACGGCCCGTTTTTGCGGCGGCTGGCGCGCGCCATGGAAACGCGTGGTTTTGTCGTGGATACGGCGGAATCGGTCAGCGAAGGCATCGCCAAGTCGCGGCTGGCCCCTCCGAAATATGCGGTGGTCGATCTGCGCCTCGGCGACGGTAACGGTCTTGAGGTGATCGAAGCCATACGCCAGCACAGGGATGACACACAGATCGTGGTGCTGACCGGCTATGGCAACATCGCCACGGCGGTGACGGCGGTCAAACTCGGTGCTCTGGACTATCTGGCCAAACCCGCCGACGCGGACGATGTCTTCAACGCATTGACGCAGCGCGAGGGCGACAAGATGGACCTGCCGGAAAATCCGATGTCAGCAGACCGTGTCCGCTGGGAGCATATTCAGCGCGTCTACGAGATGTGCGAGCGCAATGTTTCCGAGACGGCGCGGCGCCTCAACATGCATCGTCGCACGCTTCAGCGCATTCTGGCCAAGCGGGCGCCGAAGTAA
- a CDS encoding L,D-transpeptidase, whose protein sequence is MRIRTSLTALGLSSVLALTGCASTTTETSSARPVAAPVVVETTQIFGDEVYGATTDAGYALPAIPINRVDKRFHRQVVSFETPERPGTVIVNTRERFLYYILPGGKAVRYGIGVGKQGFAWAGEAYVAWKQEWPMWHPPKEMAVRKPEISKYVDAGMGPGLTNPLGARAMYLFNEKGQDTLFRIHGSPEWASIGTAASSGCIRMINQDVIDLYSRVRPGRSSKVIVIQ, encoded by the coding sequence ATGCGCATTCGCACATCATTGACTGCCCTCGGCCTGTCTTCGGTACTTGCTTTGACCGGTTGCGCCTCCACGACGACCGAGACCTCCTCTGCTCGTCCGGTTGCTGCCCCCGTCGTCGTCGAAACCACCCAGATCTTCGGTGACGAAGTTTACGGTGCGACGACCGATGCAGGCTACGCTCTGCCAGCCATTCCGATCAACCGCGTCGACAAGCGCTTTCACCGTCAGGTCGTCAGCTTCGAGACCCCTGAGCGGCCAGGCACGGTGATCGTCAACACCCGTGAACGCTTCCTGTACTACATCCTGCCAGGCGGCAAGGCTGTGCGTTACGGTATCGGCGTTGGCAAGCAGGGCTTTGCATGGGCTGGTGAAGCCTATGTGGCCTGGAAGCAGGAATGGCCCATGTGGCATCCGCCAAAGGAAATGGCCGTGCGCAAGCCGGAAATCTCCAAATATGTCGATGCAGGCATGGGCCCAGGCCTCACCAACCCGCTGGGTGCACGCGCCATGTATCTCTTCAACGAAAAGGGTCAGGACACGCTGTTCCGCATCCACGGTTCGCCAGAATGGGCTTCCATCGGCACGGCTGCGTCTTCGGGCTGCATTCGCATGATCAATCAGGATGTCATCGATCTCTACAGCCGCGTCCGCCCGGGCCGCAGCTCCAAGGTCATCGTGATCCAGTAA
- a CDS encoding ActS/PrrB/RegB family redox-sensitive histidine kinase — MAPQPEESTRFGRASRHIRLQTIVWLRWLAVVGQTAAILIVAFGLNFPLPLLTCAVLIGALAVANLFLSARFPATYRLEPWEATLLLAFDLLQLTALIYITGGLSNPFVPLICVQVIIAFASQPMKHSLMLLAFALACVTAIAFSPFPVPWYPGETLPIQLIIHVGIWCSIVAMMLFAAFYAYRVSHEANQLADALAATELVLEREKHLSQLDGLAAAAAHELGTPLATISVVAKEMERELGNDDRFREDVALLRSQSERCRDILRRLTSLSAEGDEHLRTLPLSSLIEEVMAPHREFGIKLRLVEKSERSGEPVGSRNAGIIYGLGNLLENAVDYARESVTVTTQHDPQQVKVIVEDDGQGYAPDILSRIGEPYVTKRQNEARAGGLGLGLFIAKTLLERSGATLTFENRGPDAAGARVTVVWPRDIMDDKRHQ; from the coding sequence ATGGCGCCCCAGCCAGAAGAAAGCACACGATTTGGCCGCGCCAGCCGTCACATTCGTTTGCAAACCATCGTCTGGTTGCGGTGGCTGGCAGTCGTTGGACAGACGGCAGCCATTCTGATCGTCGCCTTCGGGCTCAACTTTCCGCTGCCCCTGCTGACCTGCGCTGTGCTGATCGGTGCACTTGCCGTCGCAAACCTGTTTCTATCCGCCCGTTTTCCGGCGACCTATCGTCTTGAACCTTGGGAAGCGACACTTCTTCTGGCATTCGATCTGTTGCAATTGACCGCGCTGATCTACATCACCGGGGGGCTGTCCAATCCTTTCGTGCCCCTGATCTGCGTGCAGGTCATCATTGCCTTCGCCTCGCAACCTATGAAGCATTCGCTGATGTTGCTCGCCTTTGCACTGGCCTGCGTGACCGCGATTGCGTTTTCGCCCTTTCCTGTTCCGTGGTACCCGGGTGAGACCCTGCCGATCCAGCTCATCATCCATGTCGGCATCTGGTGCTCCATCGTTGCAATGATGCTGTTTGCGGCTTTCTACGCATATCGCGTTTCGCATGAGGCCAACCAGTTGGCGGATGCACTGGCGGCGACGGAACTGGTTCTGGAACGTGAAAAACACCTGTCGCAGCTGGATGGTCTGGCGGCGGCGGCGGCACACGAGCTTGGCACCCCGCTTGCGACCATCAGCGTCGTCGCCAAGGAAATGGAGCGCGAGCTTGGCAATGACGATAGGTTTCGCGAGGATGTGGCCCTGTTGCGCAGCCAGAGCGAACGTTGCCGCGATATTTTGCGCCGGCTAACCTCTCTGTCTGCTGAGGGGGACGAACATCTAAGAACCTTGCCGCTTTCCTCCCTGATCGAAGAGGTTATGGCCCCACACCGCGAATTTGGCATCAAGCTTCGGTTGGTGGAAAAAAGCGAGCGGAGTGGCGAGCCTGTCGGTTCCAGAAACGCCGGAATTATCTATGGTCTCGGCAACCTCTTGGAAAATGCCGTCGACTACGCCCGCGAATCCGTGACGGTGACGACGCAGCATGACCCACAGCAGGTCAAGGTCATCGTGGAAGACGATGGGCAGGGCTATGCACCTGATATACTGTCACGCATTGGCGAGCCCTATGTCACCAAACGTCAGAACGAAGCGCGCGCAGGCGGGTTGGGGCTTGGTCTCTTCATCGCCAAGACTTTGCTGGAACGTTCCGGCGCGACATTGACATTCGAGAACCGCGGACCGGATGCCGCCGGAGCCAGAGTAACGGTCGTCTGGCCACGCGACATCATGGACGACAAGAGACACCAGTGA